The following proteins come from a genomic window of Actinomarinicola tropica:
- a CDS encoding PhoH family protein, whose translation MISPARTCVVLDTSALIADPECVFTFPDADAVIPLVVIEELDQHKTRLDDVGRAAREVIRTIEDLRVGNGGDIRQPVAVPGGGTVRIETNGLHLDQVEAKGLDPHKPDNRILAAALGQAEQRPVRVVSNDAALRIKAAQLGLDAEEHHRLLGRRDDERPVGWITAEVSSELIDDVFASPHGVAVDALIGTEAMLDDAVGTNEFAVLRSGSQSVLVRRQGDRLIGLTRPAEAWGLRPRSKEQHFALDLLLDPSVRVVALDGIAGTGKTLLALAAGLEQVMERGLYDKVAVYRPVVPVGRAELGFLPGGLEEKLDPWMTAVTDALVALTERRSHADARTLLEEMTERDKLSMEAVTYLRGRSLQGTYILVDEAQNLEPPTLKTILTRVSEGTKVVFTGDTSQIDAPYLSERNNAIAVLIDAFEGEDVFGHVRLAHCERSEVANLAAMRL comes from the coding sequence GTGATCAGTCCCGCCCGCACCTGCGTCGTCCTCGACACCTCGGCCCTCATCGCCGATCCCGAGTGCGTGTTCACGTTCCCCGACGCCGATGCGGTCATCCCGCTCGTCGTCATCGAGGAGCTCGACCAGCACAAGACCCGGCTCGACGACGTCGGACGGGCGGCGCGGGAGGTCATCCGCACGATCGAGGACCTGCGGGTCGGCAACGGCGGCGACATCCGCCAGCCGGTGGCCGTGCCGGGTGGCGGCACGGTGCGCATCGAGACCAACGGCCTGCACCTCGACCAGGTCGAGGCCAAGGGTCTCGACCCCCACAAGCCGGACAACCGCATCCTCGCCGCCGCGCTCGGGCAGGCCGAGCAGCGGCCCGTGCGGGTGGTCTCGAACGACGCCGCGCTGCGCATCAAGGCCGCCCAGCTCGGACTCGACGCCGAGGAGCACCACCGGCTCCTCGGTCGGCGCGACGACGAGAGGCCCGTCGGCTGGATCACCGCGGAGGTGAGCAGCGAGCTCATCGACGACGTGTTCGCCAGCCCGCACGGCGTCGCGGTCGACGCGCTGATCGGCACCGAGGCCATGCTCGACGACGCCGTCGGCACCAACGAGTTCGCGGTGCTGCGCTCGGGCAGCCAGTCGGTGCTGGTGCGCCGCCAGGGCGACCGCCTCATCGGGCTCACCCGGCCGGCCGAGGCGTGGGGTCTGCGACCCCGATCGAAGGAGCAGCACTTCGCGCTCGACCTCCTGCTCGACCCGTCCGTCCGGGTCGTCGCCCTCGATGGGATCGCGGGCACCGGCAAGACGCTGCTCGCCCTCGCCGCCGGCCTGGAGCAGGTGATGGAGCGGGGGCTGTACGACAAGGTCGCGGTGTACCGACCGGTCGTGCCCGTCGGTCGGGCCGAGCTGGGGTTCCTGCCCGGTGGGCTGGAGGAGAAGCTCGACCCGTGGATGACCGCGGTGACCGACGCGCTCGTCGCCCTCACCGAGCGGCGCAGCCACGCCGACGCCCGCACCCTCCTCGAGGAGATGACCGAGCGGGACAAGCTGTCGATGGAGGCGGTGACCTACCTGCGGGGCCGATCGCTGCAGGGCACCTACATCCTCGTCGACGAGGCCCAGAACCTCGAGCCCCCGACGCTGAAGACGATCCTCACGCGGGTGAGCGAGGGCACCAAGGTTGTCTTCACCGGTGACACCAGCCAGATCGACGCGCCCTACCTGTCGGAGCGCAACAACGCCATCGCCGTGCTCATCGACGCCTTCGAGGGCGAGGACGTGTTCGGCCACGTGCGTCTGGCGCACTGCGAGCGCAGCGAGGTCGCGAACCTCGCCGCCATGCGGCTCTGA
- a CDS encoding PAS domain-containing sensor histidine kinase, whose product MTDGSPRRAPTRPEGPIVLGDSIAAALFSSAPDGQVIVDASGRIVLANPQAEQMFGWPSGAMVGELIEELVPERFREVHAKDRSDYHGEPHTRPMGLGLELRARRRDGSEFPVEISLSPVETDVGLLVIAAVRDVSERVAREAHASRIQRSLDAISDGVYMFDPTSLRFTYVNQGAIEQSGWPRAELLTMGPLGIMVDTDAEELGALVAPLIERRLGSRSITTRHRRADGSTLPVEVLVQVPDLGPDIEPTVVAVVRDISERMEQDERLRAAHQELQLAEDRERIARELHDTVIQRLFATGMGVQALATRVSEPEVAERLGRVVDDLDTTIRDIRTAIFGLQGGVFGAGVRAEVLKVAHEAVPALGMEPRVRFLGPVDAVVGPEVAEHLVPTLREALANVARHARASRVEVTLRCTSERAHLQVADDGVGPPTGDAVAPGDGLTGRGLRNVARRAEALGGTCVLRPGPDGGSVLEWDVAVAGLDDDED is encoded by the coding sequence GTGACCGATGGCTCCCCCCGACGCGCACCGACGCGACCCGAGGGCCCGATCGTGCTCGGTGACTCGATCGCCGCGGCCCTGTTCTCCTCCGCCCCCGACGGCCAGGTCATCGTCGACGCCTCGGGCCGGATCGTGCTCGCGAACCCCCAGGCCGAGCAGATGTTCGGGTGGCCGTCGGGCGCGATGGTCGGCGAGCTCATCGAGGAGCTGGTCCCCGAGCGCTTCCGCGAGGTCCACGCCAAGGACCGGTCCGACTACCACGGCGAGCCCCACACACGCCCGATGGGCCTGGGCCTCGAGCTGCGCGCCCGGCGCCGGGACGGCTCCGAGTTCCCGGTGGAGATCTCGCTCAGCCCGGTCGAGACCGACGTCGGCCTCCTGGTCATCGCCGCCGTGCGCGACGTCTCGGAGCGGGTGGCGCGCGAGGCCCACGCGAGCCGGATCCAGCGGTCGCTCGACGCCATCAGCGACGGCGTCTACATGTTCGACCCGACCTCGTTGCGGTTCACCTACGTCAACCAGGGGGCGATCGAGCAGTCGGGCTGGCCCCGGGCCGAGCTGCTGACCATGGGCCCGCTCGGGATCATGGTCGACACCGACGCCGAGGAGCTGGGCGCGCTCGTCGCCCCGCTGATCGAGCGCCGGCTCGGCTCGCGCAGCATCACGACGCGGCACCGGCGGGCGGACGGCTCGACCCTGCCCGTCGAGGTGCTGGTGCAGGTGCCCGACCTGGGTCCCGACATCGAGCCCACCGTCGTGGCGGTCGTGCGCGACATCAGCGAGCGGATGGAGCAGGACGAGCGGCTGCGCGCCGCGCACCAGGAGCTCCAGCTCGCCGAGGACCGCGAGCGCATCGCCCGCGAGCTGCACGACACCGTCATCCAGCGCCTCTTCGCCACCGGCATGGGGGTGCAGGCCCTGGCGACCAGGGTGTCCGAGCCCGAGGTGGCCGAACGGCTCGGTCGGGTGGTCGACGACCTCGACACCACGATCCGCGACATCCGCACCGCGATCTTCGGTCTCCAGGGCGGTGTGTTCGGCGCCGGCGTCCGCGCCGAGGTGCTGAAGGTCGCTCACGAGGCGGTCCCGGCGCTCGGCATGGAGCCCCGGGTGCGCTTCCTCGGGCCCGTCGACGCCGTCGTCGGCCCGGAGGTCGCCGAGCACCTCGTGCCCACCCTGCGGGAGGCGCTGGCCAACGTGGCGCGCCACGCGCGGGCGTCGCGGGTCGAGGTCACCCTGCGGTGCACCTCGGAGCGGGCGCACCTCCAGGTCGCCGACGACGGGGTGGGGCCGCCGACGGGCGACGCCGTCGCTCCCGGCGACGGCCTGACCGGCCGCGGGCTGCGGAACGTGGCCCGCCGGGCCGAGGCGCTCGGCGGCACCTGCGTGCTGCGACCGGGTCCCGACGGCGGCTCGGTCCTCGAGTGGGACGTCGCGGTCGCCGGTCTCGACGACGACGAGGACTGA
- a CDS encoding Zn-ribbon domain-containing OB-fold protein: MSGPGGATRPIPQPTPETEHFWEGTKAGELRIQRCQDCEGAYFPPRPFCPHCSSRNVAVEVASGRATLYSYVIHHREVPGFESPYAIAVVELEEGPRMMTNIVDCEQTPEALELDMALEVTFEEQDDTITLPFFRPAEGSQSRPAAGGAR, from the coding sequence ATGTCAGGACCAGGGGGGGCCACCCGTCCGATCCCTCAACCCACGCCGGAGACCGAGCACTTCTGGGAGGGGACGAAGGCCGGTGAGCTGCGGATCCAGCGCTGCCAGGACTGCGAGGGGGCGTACTTCCCGCCTCGACCGTTCTGCCCGCACTGCTCGAGCCGCAACGTGGCGGTCGAGGTCGCGAGCGGCCGGGCCACGCTCTACAGCTACGTGATCCACCACCGCGAGGTGCCGGGCTTCGAGTCGCCCTACGCCATCGCGGTCGTCGAGCTCGAGGAGGGCCCGCGGATGATGACGAACATCGTCGACTGCGAGCAGACCCCCGAGGCGCTCGAGCTCGACATGGCGCTCGAGGTGACCTTCGAGGAGCAGGACGACACCATCACGCTGCCGTTCTTCCGCCCCGCGGAGGGGTCACAGAGCCGCCCCGCCGCCGGAGGTGCCCGATGA
- a CDS encoding 3'-5' exonuclease has product MTRRTPVYGLDIETDTTVDGLDPGVARILTVALSSDGLDELFTGPEPELLAELDARLASIEPGVIATWNGAAFDLPFIADRAALHGVTIGLRLELDPRIVVRGRALPGHRGAYRCAWHRHAHLDAYRVYKGDVGPALRISCGLKSIARFVGLPVVEVDRERIHDLDQEALHAYASSDARLARVLAERRWASARRAVDSHPVELCPPVDHGRRVAAMRAAADRVPPATPAHQVQVGPRPAPTESPRRAPRDPFADAG; this is encoded by the coding sequence ATGACACGGCGCACCCCCGTCTACGGACTCGACATCGAGACGGACACCACGGTCGACGGGCTCGACCCCGGTGTCGCGCGCATCCTCACGGTCGCCCTCTCGAGCGACGGGCTCGACGAGCTGTTCACCGGCCCCGAGCCCGAGCTGCTCGCCGAGCTCGACGCCCGCCTGGCCTCGATCGAGCCCGGAGTCATCGCCACCTGGAACGGCGCGGCCTTCGACCTGCCGTTCATCGCCGATCGCGCCGCGCTCCACGGCGTGACCATCGGGCTGCGCCTCGAGCTCGATCCCCGCATCGTCGTGCGCGGGCGGGCCCTGCCCGGCCACCGCGGCGCCTACCGCTGCGCCTGGCACCGCCACGCCCACCTCGACGCCTACCGCGTCTACAAGGGCGACGTCGGGCCGGCGCTGCGCATCTCCTGCGGGCTCAAGTCGATCGCCCGCTTCGTCGGCCTGCCCGTCGTCGAGGTCGACCGTGAGCGCATCCACGACCTCGACCAGGAGGCGCTGCACGCCTACGCGTCGAGCGACGCCCGTCTGGCACGGGTCCTCGCCGAGCGGCGGTGGGCGTCGGCCCGGCGGGCCGTCGACAGCCACCCGGTCGAGCTGTGTCCGCCCGTCGACCACGGCCGACGAGTCGCGGCGATGCGTGCTGCGGCCGATCGGGTGCCACCGGCCACGCCGGCCCACCAGGTGCAGGTCGGGCCCCGGCCGGCGCCGACCGAGTCGCCGCGGCGTGCGCCGCGGGACCCGTTCGCCGACGCCGGCTGA
- a CDS encoding thiolase C-terminal domain-containing protein: MKQKSVAVVGAAETTDLGKIPNLSQIGLHADAALNAMADAGLTAKDIDGIACAGESPTNLAQYLGIVPTWVDGTAVGGCSFMLHVRHAAAAINEGLASTILITHGESGRSRVGVGGWSMARASLNGQFEMPYGPMGPPTLFTIPWLRYAKTYGATEEDLANVAVIQREWAALNPRASFRDPLTTDEVLGSRMIAWPFRKLLCCLVTDGGGALIVTSADRAKDFPQKPVYVLGTGESVETPMVSQMDDFTTSRAFRVSGEKAFAEAGITHDDVDHLMIYDAFAHLPIYGLEDLGFVGRGEAPDFIRERNTAIGGKLPLNTNGGGLSYMHSGMYGMYALQESVRQMRGIAPAQVEGAEISIAHGVGGMFAASGTIVFSNVEP, encoded by the coding sequence ATGAAGCAGAAGTCCGTCGCCGTCGTCGGCGCCGCCGAGACCACCGATCTCGGGAAGATCCCGAACCTGAGCCAGATCGGGCTCCACGCGGACGCCGCGCTGAACGCCATGGCCGACGCCGGCCTCACCGCCAAGGACATCGACGGCATCGCGTGCGCCGGCGAGTCGCCGACCAACCTCGCCCAGTACCTCGGCATCGTGCCGACCTGGGTCGACGGCACCGCCGTCGGCGGCTGCTCGTTCATGCTCCACGTCCGCCACGCGGCGGCCGCGATCAACGAGGGCCTGGCCAGCACCATCCTCATCACCCACGGCGAGAGCGGTCGCTCGCGCGTCGGCGTCGGTGGCTGGAGCATGGCTCGCGCCAGCCTCAACGGGCAGTTCGAGATGCCGTACGGCCCGATGGGCCCACCGACGCTCTTCACGATCCCGTGGCTTCGCTACGCGAAGACCTACGGCGCCACCGAGGAGGACCTCGCCAACGTCGCGGTCATCCAGCGGGAGTGGGCGGCGCTCAACCCGCGCGCCTCGTTCCGGGACCCGCTCACCACCGACGAGGTGCTCGGCTCGCGCATGATCGCCTGGCCGTTCCGCAAGCTGCTCTGCTGCCTCGTCACCGACGGCGGCGGCGCGCTGATCGTGACCTCCGCCGATCGGGCCAAGGACTTCCCGCAGAAGCCGGTGTACGTCCTGGGCACCGGCGAGAGCGTCGAGACCCCGATGGTCAGCCAGATGGACGACTTCACCACGTCCCGTGCCTTCCGGGTGTCGGGCGAGAAGGCGTTCGCCGAGGCCGGCATCACCCATGACGACGTCGACCACCTGATGATCTACGACGCCTTCGCCCACCTGCCGATCTACGGCCTGGAGGACCTCGGCTTCGTCGGTCGGGGTGAGGCGCCGGACTTCATCCGGGAGCGGAACACCGCGATCGGCGGGAAGCTGCCGCTGAACACCAACGGCGGCGGTCTCTCCTACATGCACTCCGGCATGTACGGCATGTACGCCCTGCAGGAGAGCGTGCGGCAGATGCGTGGCATCGCGCCGGCGCAGGTCGAGGGAGCGGAGATCTCGATCGCCCACGGCGTCGGCGGCATGTTCGCCGCCTCGGGGACGATCGTCTTCTCGAACGTCGAGCCCTAG
- a CDS encoding universal stress protein has translation MSAPGPSEAPVFPRPRRLVVGVDGSHDSARAVATAATLAAACGAEVVGVHAVGLMHRIDGEMRPSDQNRERIATDVATWAAPLGERDVPYRTVIEDGPPGLVLLRVVEREEAGLVVLGTRGLGSSEGVVLGSTSHHLVQHSPVPVVVVPHDAALP, from the coding sequence GTGAGCGCTCCCGGCCCCTCCGAGGCCCCGGTCTTCCCTCGGCCCCGCCGCCTCGTCGTCGGCGTCGACGGGTCCCACGACTCGGCTCGGGCGGTGGCCACCGCGGCCACGCTCGCCGCAGCGTGCGGCGCCGAGGTCGTGGGGGTCCACGCCGTCGGGCTCATGCACCGCATCGACGGGGAGATGCGACCGAGCGACCAGAACCGCGAGCGCATCGCCACCGACGTCGCCACGTGGGCCGCGCCGCTCGGCGAGCGCGACGTCCCCTACCGCACCGTCATCGAGGACGGCCCGCCGGGGCTCGTGCTGCTGCGGGTCGTCGAACGGGAGGAGGCGGGCTTGGTCGTCCTCGGCACCCGGGGGCTCGGGTCGTCCGAGGGCGTGGTCCTCGGGTCGACCAGCCACCACCTCGTCCAGCACTCACCGGTGCCGGTCGTCGTCGTCCCCCACGACGCCGCGCTCCCCTGA
- a CDS encoding ABC transporter ATP-binding protein: protein MPGVSFVEATKKFDDVVAVDHLTLDVEDGEFLVLVGPSGCGKSTALRMIAGLEEVTSGALLIGGEDVTDVEPQDRDLAMVFQSYALYPHKTVRQNIEFPLKSRKVPAAERAARAERAAGLLGLGDLLERRPAQLSGGQRQRVALARAIVREPRVFLMDEPLSNLDAKTRVQTRAELSELHETLGATFIYVTHDQVEAMTMGTRIAVLDGGRLQQVGTPDEVYDRPANLFVAGFIGSPPMNTVDAAVDRTPDGGVALRIGTGRIELPAALARALSGAADGEVVVGVRPEHLTIGQGPIEATVKIVESLGHERHVVAELAGTHEHQDEIVTGALVIVRQSAEDPAPRTGERVGLSARPDQVHLFDRRTGERLA, encoded by the coding sequence ATGCCCGGAGTCTCGTTCGTCGAGGCCACCAAGAAGTTCGACGACGTGGTCGCGGTCGACCACCTCACGCTCGATGTCGAGGACGGCGAGTTCCTCGTCCTCGTCGGCCCCTCGGGCTGCGGGAAGTCCACCGCGTTGCGGATGATCGCCGGGCTCGAGGAGGTGACCTCGGGTGCGCTGCTCATCGGCGGCGAGGACGTCACCGACGTCGAGCCGCAGGACCGCGACCTGGCGATGGTGTTCCAGAGCTACGCGCTGTACCCGCACAAGACCGTCCGGCAGAACATCGAGTTCCCTCTGAAGAGCCGCAAGGTCCCCGCCGCCGAGCGGGCGGCCCGGGCCGAGAGGGCGGCCGGCCTGCTGGGCCTCGGCGACCTCCTCGAGCGCCGGCCGGCCCAGCTGTCGGGCGGCCAACGCCAGCGGGTGGCCCTCGCCCGAGCGATCGTGCGCGAGCCCCGGGTGTTCCTCATGGACGAGCCGCTGTCGAACCTCGACGCCAAGACCCGCGTGCAGACCCGAGCCGAGCTGAGCGAGCTGCACGAGACCCTCGGTGCCACGTTCATCTACGTCACCCACGACCAGGTCGAGGCCATGACGATGGGCACCCGCATCGCGGTGCTCGACGGCGGCCGCCTCCAGCAGGTGGGCACGCCGGACGAGGTCTACGACCGACCCGCCAACCTCTTCGTCGCCGGCTTCATCGGCAGTCCCCCGATGAACACCGTCGACGCCGCGGTCGACCGCACCCCGGACGGCGGCGTCGCCCTGCGGATCGGCACCGGCCGGATCGAGCTGCCCGCGGCGCTCGCCCGCGCTCTGTCCGGCGCCGCCGACGGCGAGGTCGTCGTCGGTGTGCGCCCCGAGCACCTGACGATCGGCCAGGGCCCGATCGAGGCGACGGTGAAGATCGTCGAGTCGCTCGGCCACGAGCGCCACGTGGTGGCCGAGCTCGCCGGCACGCACGAGCACCAGGACGAGATCGTCACCGGCGCGCTCGTCATCGTCCGCCAGTCCGCCGAGGATCCGGCTCCCCGCACGGGCGAGCGCGTCGGGTTGAGCGCCCGACCCGACCAGGTGCACCTGTTCGACCGCCGCACCGGGGAGCGCCTGGCGTGA
- a CDS encoding carbohydrate ABC transporter permease has translation MGEPTVAAPRGRPRRRRRIGQYAVLTLAAVVVLMPVYVTLAFSLQSGASSLDFPSSLLPFPPELGVFREVLDVSNLGRYMLNSTVVAVAITALQVVTSILAGYAFAYLRFPARGAAFVAFLATLMVPGEVTIVANYDTVVSLGWRDSYPGLIIPFAATAMGTFLLRQAFLAVPQDLRDAARLDGYGHWGFMWGVAVPLARPAIAALSVFSFLMAWNQYLWPLLITDVDDLRTVQIGLKTLATTNVDQLNLVFGGTVIASIPIFVLLVLFQKQLVRGLTSGAVKG, from the coding sequence ATGGGTGAGCCCACCGTCGCTGCGCCCCGAGGACGTCCCCGACGTCGACGCCGGATCGGTCAGTACGCGGTGCTCACGCTGGCCGCGGTCGTCGTGCTGATGCCGGTGTACGTGACGCTGGCGTTCTCGCTGCAATCCGGCGCGTCGTCGCTCGACTTCCCGAGCTCGCTGCTGCCGTTCCCCCCGGAGCTCGGCGTGTTCCGGGAGGTGCTCGACGTGAGCAACCTCGGGCGCTACATGCTGAACAGCACCGTCGTGGCCGTCGCGATCACGGCGCTCCAGGTCGTGACCTCGATCCTCGCTGGCTACGCCTTCGCCTACCTGCGGTTCCCGGCCCGCGGCGCGGCGTTCGTCGCGTTCCTGGCCACCTTGATGGTGCCGGGCGAGGTGACGATCGTCGCCAACTACGACACCGTCGTGAGCCTCGGCTGGCGGGACTCCTACCCCGGCCTGATCATCCCGTTCGCGGCCACGGCGATGGGGACGTTCCTCCTGCGCCAGGCGTTCCTCGCGGTGCCCCAGGACCTGCGCGACGCGGCGCGCCTCGACGGCTACGGGCACTGGGGCTTCATGTGGGGGGTGGCCGTGCCGCTCGCCCGGCCGGCGATCGCGGCGCTCTCGGTGTTCTCGTTCCTGATGGCGTGGAACCAGTACCTCTGGCCGCTGCTCATCACCGACGTCGACGACCTCCGGACCGTGCAGATCGGACTGAAGACCCTGGCCACGACCAACGTCGATCAGCTCAACCTGGTCTTCGGTGGCACGGTCATCGCCTCCATCCCGATCTTCGTCCTCCTCGTCCTCTTCCAGAAGCAGCTCGTCCGTGGCCTCACCTCCGGTGCGGTCAAGGGCTGA
- a CDS encoding ABC transporter substrate-binding protein produces the protein MIRSRCARLLTLLLVPALLVAACGGGGDDDADGGSGGTADIGEVPEADPGSDLAAECPVDALDSAEGPVEITFWHSMTVELGETLQDLVDEYNASQDRVRVELQFQGSYTESLDKYLTALRGGTRPTIVQLEETALQIGIDAESFVPVQACVDASDYSFDDHIDRVVAAYTVDGVLHPMPFNTSNPVLYANMAILREAGVEELPTTVAEMREAAQAVVDSGAAPNGVTFTTSAWLIEQWFGLAGEPFVDGDNGRGSRATEVLLDGELGQEIFEFMGSMVDDGLAVNVGNGDNQEHLLALATGQAAMTINTSAALRSVKTAAQDFPGVEVAIGPLPSVGEREGGVLVGGAALWLDADTSDEERAAAWDLLTWLSEPEQQARWHASTGYVPIRQSAIELPEVAELWAAEPEFRIAYDQLVEGTENVGSAGPVIGNHAQVRQDAVVPALERMWIEGMSPSEAVERATSDANRIIADYSDRLG, from the coding sequence ATGATCCGATCCCGCTGCGCCCGGTTGCTCACCCTGCTGCTGGTCCCCGCCCTGCTGGTGGCGGCGTGCGGAGGCGGTGGCGACGACGACGCCGACGGCGGATCGGGCGGCACCGCCGACATCGGCGAGGTGCCCGAGGCCGACCCGGGCTCCGACCTGGCCGCCGAGTGCCCGGTCGACGCGCTCGACTCGGCGGAGGGGCCGGTCGAGATCACTTTCTGGCACTCGATGACCGTGGAGCTGGGCGAGACCCTCCAGGACCTCGTCGACGAGTACAACGCCAGCCAGGACCGCGTGCGCGTCGAGCTGCAGTTCCAGGGGAGCTACACCGAGTCCCTCGACAAGTACCTCACGGCCCTGCGGGGCGGCACGCGCCCGACGATCGTGCAGCTCGAGGAGACGGCGCTGCAGATCGGGATCGACGCCGAGTCCTTCGTGCCCGTGCAGGCGTGCGTCGACGCGTCGGACTACTCCTTCGACGACCACATCGACCGGGTGGTCGCCGCCTACACCGTCGACGGCGTCCTCCACCCGATGCCGTTCAACACCTCCAACCCGGTGCTCTACGCCAACATGGCCATCCTGCGCGAGGCGGGGGTCGAGGAGCTGCCGACCACGGTGGCCGAGATGCGCGAGGCGGCCCAGGCGGTGGTCGACAGCGGCGCCGCGCCGAACGGGGTGACCTTCACCACCTCGGCCTGGCTCATCGAGCAGTGGTTCGGTCTGGCCGGCGAGCCCTTCGTCGACGGCGACAACGGGCGCGGCAGCCGGGCGACCGAGGTCCTGCTCGACGGGGAGCTCGGGCAGGAGATCTTCGAGTTCATGGGCTCGATGGTCGACGACGGGCTCGCGGTGAACGTCGGCAACGGCGACAACCAGGAGCACCTCCTGGCCCTCGCCACGGGCCAGGCGGCGATGACCATCAACACGTCGGCGGCGCTGCGGTCGGTGAAGACCGCGGCCCAGGACTTCCCGGGCGTGGAGGTGGCCATCGGACCGCTGCCGAGCGTGGGCGAGCGTGAGGGCGGTGTCCTGGTGGGCGGCGCGGCGCTGTGGCTCGACGCCGACACGTCGGACGAGGAGCGGGCCGCGGCCTGGGACCTGCTGACCTGGCTGAGCGAGCCGGAGCAGCAGGCCCGCTGGCACGCGAGCACCGGGTACGTGCCGATCCGCCAGTCGGCGATCGAGCTGCCCGAGGTGGCCGAGCTGTGGGCCGCCGAACCCGAGTTCCGCATCGCCTACGACCAGCTCGTCGAGGGCACGGAGAACGTCGGCAGCGCGGGCCCGGTGATCGGCAACCACGCCCAGGTCCGCCAGGACGCCGTCGTCCCCGCGCTCGAGCGCATGTGGATCGAGGGCATGTCGCCGAGCGAGGCGGTCGAGCGGGCGACCTCCGACGCCAACCGCATCATCGCCGACTACTCGGACCGCCTCGGCTGA
- a CDS encoding carbohydrate ABC transporter permease, whose protein sequence is MTAPTVGALRDVAPSPVVRRRRWRERGLALALLLPSIVAFGTWVYYPFARTIWLGLFRTSPFGNRTTYVGLEQYRDVLTSSDFHNSLWVTLLFTLMTVPVGLALGLGLAVLAHQRLAGIGAYRTIFSSTVATSVAVASLMFIALLSPSVGLINQIIKGMGREPVYFLERPGWALIAIAAVTVWQNLGVTFIVISAGLQSVPDDLYESARLDGAGAWSRFVDITLPLLSPTLLFGFVVLTITSFQTFGQVDLLTNGGPLDATNLIVFSIYTEGFRNFNPGVAAAQAVVLFLIVLALSVVQLKVLERRVFYG, encoded by the coding sequence GTGACCGCACCGACGGTCGGGGCGCTCCGCGACGTCGCGCCGTCGCCCGTGGTGCGCCGGCGTCGGTGGCGGGAGCGCGGGTTGGCGCTCGCGCTCCTCCTGCCGTCGATCGTCGCCTTCGGGACCTGGGTCTACTACCCGTTCGCCCGCACGATCTGGCTCGGGCTGTTCCGCACGAGCCCGTTCGGCAACCGGACGACCTACGTCGGCCTCGAGCAGTACCGCGACGTGCTCACCTCGTCGGACTTCCACAACAGCCTCTGGGTGACGCTGCTCTTCACGCTGATGACCGTGCCGGTCGGGCTGGCGTTGGGGCTCGGCCTCGCGGTGCTCGCCCACCAGCGGCTCGCCGGCATCGGCGCCTACCGCACGATCTTCTCGTCCACCGTCGCGACCTCCGTCGCCGTCGCGTCGCTCATGTTCATCGCCCTCCTCAGCCCGTCGGTCGGGCTCATCAACCAGATCATCAAGGGGATGGGGCGCGAGCCCGTCTACTTCCTCGAGCGGCCGGGATGGGCGCTGATCGCGATCGCTGCGGTCACCGTGTGGCAGAACCTCGGCGTCACGTTCATCGTCATCAGCGCCGGACTCCAGTCCGTGCCCGACGACCTCTACGAGTCGGCGCGGCTCGACGGGGCCGGCGCGTGGTCACGGTTCGTCGACATCACGCTGCCGCTGCTCTCGCCGACGCTGTTGTTCGGGTTCGTCGTCCTCACGATCACGTCGTTCCAGACGTTCGGCCAGGTCGACCTGCTCACCAACGGCGGACCGCTCGATGCGACGAACCTCATCGTCTTCTCGATCTACACGGAGGGCTTCCGCAACTTCAACCCCGGTGTCGCCGCCGCCCAGGCCGTCGTGCTGTTCCTCATCGTGCTCGCCCTCAGCGTGGTGCAGCTGAAGGTCCTCGAGCGGAGGGTCTTCTATGGGTGA
- a CDS encoding response regulator: MAIRVFLLDDHEIVRRGLREMLEADGDFEVVGEAGTAEEAVGRIPATTPDVAVLDVRLPDGDGVEVCREVRSRHPEIACLMLTSYSDDEALFEAIMAGAAGYLLKQVRGNELLDAIRTVAGGRSLLDPAVTQKVLERIRAGTAEDEQIAQLTDQERRIFELIGEGLTNRQIAEQVHLAEKTVKNYVSNLLMKLGMERRTEAAAYAARIDERRRRSSGFGGS, translated from the coding sequence ATGGCCATCCGCGTGTTCCTCCTCGACGACCACGAGATCGTGCGGCGTGGCCTGCGCGAGATGCTGGAGGCCGACGGGGACTTCGAGGTCGTCGGTGAGGCGGGGACGGCGGAGGAGGCGGTGGGGCGCATCCCGGCGACCACGCCCGACGTCGCCGTCCTCGACGTCCGCCTGCCCGACGGCGACGGCGTGGAGGTGTGCCGAGAGGTGCGCAGCCGCCACCCCGAGATCGCCTGCCTCATGCTCACCTCGTACTCCGACGACGAGGCGCTGTTCGAGGCGATCATGGCCGGTGCCGCCGGCTACCTCCTCAAGCAGGTCCGGGGCAACGAGCTGCTCGACGCCATCCGCACTGTGGCCGGGGGGCGCTCGCTGCTCGACCCGGCGGTCACCCAGAAGGTGCTCGAGCGCATCCGGGCGGGCACGGCCGAGGACGAGCAGATCGCCCAGCTCACCGACCAGGAGCGGCGGATCTTCGAGCTCATCGGGGAGGGACTGACCAACCGGCAGATCGCCGAGCAGGTCCACCTGGCCGAGAAGACGGTCAAGAACTACGTCAGCAACCTGCTCATGAAGCTGGGCATGGAGCGGCGCACGGAGGCCGCGGCCTACGCGGCGCGCATCGACGAGCGTCGCCGCCGCAGCTCGGGGTTCGGCGGCTCGTAG